One Lachancea thermotolerans CBS 6340 chromosome F complete sequence DNA window includes the following coding sequences:
- the SNA2 gene encoding Sna2p (similar to uniprot|P56508 Saccharomyces cerevisiae YDR525W-A), with translation MHARDWFLVFLSIFVPPIAVGLKRGFFTKDTLLNLLLFLLGYLPGLIHALYVISKHPYPSVGGSLTQPNDGYGSLN, from the coding sequence ATGCACGCACGCGACTGGTTTTTAGTCTTCCTTTCGATCTTCGTTCCCCCAATTGCCGTGGGGCTCAAAAGAGGGTTTTTCACCAAGGATACGCTGCTCaacctgctgctgttcctGCTGGGATACTTGCCCGGTTTGATCCACGCGCTGTACGTGATTAGCAAGCACCCCTACCCTAGCGTTGGAGGGTCTTTGACTCAACCAAATGACGGCTACGGCTCGCTGAACTAG
- the RBA50 gene encoding Rba50p (similar to uniprot|Q04418 Saccharomyces cerevisiae YDR527W), producing the protein MDLLGDIVEKDVSEAPALHEAPPTGFPALYQPEKVSSWKVRLQQKNKQKRTSQTSKRERDTPAKRAVEEPVIPPETEAQRIHQENVTRMRSMTPEQLEQERRELLESLDPAVLHGLLKRAARREEPASLQESMKTVKAPLFAEVEGAPGTWVGGSREFSDLPHLDDAAVDKALGIPETKAKHVKFQDQDDESRAEFPGDEEECFPEPLPDDDMAPQEYQFVQQMDHMNNEDLLKDVHFIRPNTVDNDFEALDINDPSFDEKLHKKYFPDLPKESDKMAWMKPVSSAKPTGLIEDVTQCRFDFQGSLVPPDREIKSTQDGLHHHSEEPELAGYTIVELQHLSRSTFPAQRCIAIQTLGRILYKLGKQSYNQLIPEVDAGTYEEMGGAEAILNHIYGMFWDLCKVSMVIESLTDAADENSTKNLSVRNYAIDALWLWKEGGGDFRTGKNENK; encoded by the coding sequence ATGGATCTGTTAGGAGATATTGTTGAGAAGGACGTCTCGGAGGCGCCAGCCCTGCACGAAGCTCCCCCCACTGGGTTCCCGGCCCTGTACCAGCCCGAAAAGGTGTCCTCATGGAAAGTAAGGCTACAgcagaagaacaagcagAAAAGAACATCGCAAACcagcaaaagagaaaggGACACCCCGGCGAAGAGGGCGGTGGAGGAGCCCGTTATCCCTCCAGAGACGGAGGCACAGCGGATTCATCAGGAAAACGTTACGCGCATGCGAAGCATGACCCCagagcagctggagcaggagaGGCGCGAGCTCCTTGAGTCACTGGATCCCGCAGTTCTACATGGGCTTCTCAAGCGGGCAGCCAGGCGCGAGGAGCCTGCTTCCTTGCAGGAATCCATGAAAACAGTCAAAGCGCCTCTATTTGCAGAAGTCGAGGGCGCCCCGGGCACCTGGGTCGGAGGTTCGCGCGAGTTTTCAGATTTGCCGCATCTTGACGATGCTGCAGTCGATAAAGCGTTGGGAATTCCGGAGACGAAGGCTAAACACGTAAAGTTTCAGGACCAAGACGATGAATCACGCGCAGAATTCCCaggtgatgaagaagagtgCTTTCCGGAGCCCTTGCCTGACGATGACATGGCGCCTCAAGAATACCAGTTTGTTCAGCAAATGGATCACATGAACAATGAAGACCTGTTAAAAGACGTCCACTTCATTCGGCCAAACACGGTCGATAATGATTTCGAAGCACTCGACATCAACGACCCATCGTTCGACGAAAAACTGCATAAGAAGTACTTCCCAGATCTACCAAAGGAGTCGGACAAGATGGCTTGGATGAAGCCGGTCTCTTCCGCAAAGCCGACCGGTCTCATAGAGGATGTTACTCAGTGCCGATTCGACTTTCAAGGCAGCTTAGTTCCTCCTGACAGGGAAATTAAAAGTACACAGGACGGTCTTCACCACCACTCTGAGGAGCCCGAACTGGCGGGCTACACAATAGTTGAGTTGCAGCATTTATCCAGATCCACATTCCCTGCGCAAAGATGTATTGCTATCCAGACGCTGGGGAGAATACTCTACAAGCTAGGCAAACAGTCTTACAATCAGCTGATACCGGAGGTGGATGCTGGAACTTATGAAGAAATGGGTGGGGCAGAAGCTATATTGAACCACATATACGGGATGTTCTGGGATCTCTGCAAGGTTAGCATGGTAATTGAATCATTAACCGATGCAGCAGATGAGAACAGCACCAAGAACCTCTCCGTGCGCAACTACGCCATCGACGCTCTATGGTTATGGAAAGAGGGCGGAGGAGATTTTAGAACAGGAAAAAATGAGAACAAGTGA
- the KRE28 gene encoding Kre28p (weakly similar to uniprot|Q6Q537 Saccharomyces cerevisiae YDR532C Protein of unknown function that localizes to the nuclear side of the spindle pole body and along short spindles forms a complex with Spc105p) — MADDPTINGLELQLNAAEEHATALTEEALQNQDLHYKEVVEQLKRSVEQLVEDNESLFTAVDLPPEVDPTCISGRILDLAQLTQQLKSTHLQQETLDNFLRYTISSTDILQLESESDERYASVSRAVSQLQDNDIIQLDSEVDQIKQDIRKAGQTIADQREALNELCLETGNLADECHTLLSELEEATRTREMVEKQAAVEVTNDHPVEEMYASWQSLKEELQQESHLRRHLNQLKQSKASLEAILGTKNGNEHKDTNVMQEYASYDAFIRFWISKFTNKEMENLEVFPRSNKFQFTHRGTDVVISLGPRGISRVELYGKGIPLEKIAAARKDVNEEASRGEELYMSINRIIDKIKEHTTVS; from the coding sequence ATGGCAGATGACCCCACTATTAATGGTTTAGAACTTCAACTTAACGCTGCAGAAGAGCATGCGACAGCTTTAACAGAAGAGGCTTTACAGAATCAGGACTTGCACTATAAGGAAGTTGTGGAGCAGCTTAAACGCAGCGTAGAGCAGCTGGTTGAAGACAACGAGTCCCTTTTTACCGCTGTTGACCTACCTCCAGAGGTTGACCCCACATGTATATCGGGCAGAATACTTGATCTCGCTCAACTAACCCAACAACTCAAGAGCACACATCTACAGCAGGAGACACTTGATAACTTCTTGCGCTATACAATTTCGTCTACGGACATCTTGCAACTAGAGTCAGAAAGCGATGAGCGCTACGCATCAGTATCAAGAGCTGTGAGCCAACTTCAAGATAATGATATTATACAGCTGGACTCTGAGGTGGACCAGATCAAACAGGATATAAGGAAAGCTGGACAAACAATTGCAGACCAGCGTGAAGCACTAAATGAGCTATGCCTCGAAACAGGTAACCTTGCGGATGAATGTCACACATTGTTGAGCGAGCTAGAGGAAGCCACGCGTACTCGAGAAATGGTCGAAAAGCAGGCGGCTGTTGAGGTCACTAACGACCATCCTGTAGAAGAGATGTATGCAAGCTGGCAGTCGCTAAaggaagaacttcaacaagagTCTCATCTTCGTCGGCATTTAAATCAACTCAAGCAGTCTAAAGCATCATTGGAAGCCATTTTGGGTACTAAAAACGGAAATGAACACAAAGATACCAACGTCATGCAGGAATATGCATCTTATGATGCCTTTATTAGGTTTTGGATTAGTAAATTTACCAACAAGGAGATGGAAAACCTAGAAGTATTTCCAAGGTCAAACAAGTTTCAGTTTACTCATAGAGGAACCGACGTGGTTATCTCATTGGGACCTCGCGGAATCTCCCGTGTTGAGCTTTATGGAAAAGGAATTCCCCTTGAAAAAATAGCAGCCGCCAGAAAAGATGTAAACGAAGAAGCTAGTAGGGGAGAGGAGCTCTACATGTCTATCAACCGGATTATAGATAAAATTAAGGAACACACAACAGTTTCATGA
- the AGE1 gene encoding GTPase-activating protein AGE1 (some similarities with uniprot|Q04412 Saccharomyces cerevisiae YDR524C AGE1 ADP-ribosylation factor (ARF) GTPase activating protein (GAP) effector ARF GAP with effector function(s)) — MGSNTSLLARCGDARPGLVAVEPDGGEASLKFTLVDYQLALQACAAPTRYRLTVRHSGPASDLRCGARNVRGSPSYMPLPVQYLSAGDPNLVSASVSIAGLLESPGLYTVEAVLCKDTVFSAAVLIERPQKSKSAVLPTATQSHTKPQAEQTSQPAHSSSTESVPRTEASLQKPGMPPSPRGSPAPFTFPPDGPQFRTLIAQCEGIVPQLRTDLKMCLERSSRVCDLLAAATKELTGLISNLQSLDTFSPSLSPHFHKTVTALRSSLSSQSQSLSRLACLLQNHFNTPAHTYVTSLDSKQLASRHKIYHDQAKLFYSYMGKNLSSADSANLSKKIQFELHRLDFFIYLTGLFNGPAARKLIYEWSRFPSSVFPNSSSSALLLQETAQYQSDFKARKAQMNAQREKISRSRSFSDFSAQVSTQSHKVFKEGILWTYKGHGKSSGWHKQWVVLKDSTLSEYSDWKTQGKKLSHPPLSLTFACIKRHESGNYNAFEIITTTGVTRAFRAESKSDLDQWVQLLQIAVGLGTQTPSPEEESDTLTPLSIVASVDNCNKICCDCGGTSQVEWISINLLCVICIKCSAVHRSLGSHISKVRSLKLDSFTSKEILELLKFVSNKNLNSIYEAELPKRQVTSDSSNEERTAFISDKYVKKRYVSPLQEQEPEAVQKRLHHNLIKSIHLNSIYLLQQCLAQGVDINSVKLDNGETVFQYSLQHYMGTKTEPIFFITEFLLLNGLQVGRLPRDASSLSKTEYNYWKSKAETNGVYSTKPLVRSATTRETFKSMARIDTSGPSPPQSRQASSASETSDSGSKRWSIGGAMTLSSPVSASLSTPKSRNIKFPKLHGGKSH, encoded by the coding sequence ATGGGCTCCAACACTTCGCTGCTCGCGCGCTGCGGCGACGCCCGCCCAGGTCTCGTCGCAGTCGAGCCTGACGGCGGCGAAGCCTCGCTCAAATTCACACTCGTTGACTACCAGCTCGCGCTCCAGGCTTGCGCCGCGCCTACCCGCTACCGCCTTACCGTGCGCCATAGCGGCCCGGCCTCCGACCTGCGTTGCGGTGCCCGCAATGTGCGCGGCTCGCCCTCTTACATGCCTCTCCCCGTCCAGTACTTATCAGCTGGCGATCCCAACCTCGTTTCAGCTTCGGTCTCAATAGCGGGCTTGCTCGAGTCGCCTGGGCTTTACACCGTCGAGGCTGTTCTCTGCAAAGACACAGTGTTTTCCGCCGCAGTACTGATCGAGCGTCCACAGAAAAGCAAGAGTGCGGTCCTGCCGACGGCCACGCAGTCGCATACGAAGCCGCAAGCTGAGCAGACTTCTCAACCTGCGCATTCCTCATCAACCGAGTCCGTTCCGCGCACAGAGGCTTCGCTGCAAAAGCCTGGAATGCCTCCAAGCCCGCGGGGGTCTCCTGCTCCATTCACCTTCCCCCCTGATGGCCCGCAGTTTAGGACTCTAATTGCGCAGTGTGAAGGAATTGTTCCGCAGCTTAGGACGGACCTTAAGATGTGCTTAGAACGGTCTTCTCGTGTGTGCGACCTGCTCGCGGCCGCAACAAAGGAATTAACTGGTCTGATATCAAACTTACAAAGCCTCGACACATTTTCCCCGAGCCTTTCACCTCATTTCCATAAAACAGTTACCGCACTAAGGAGCTCGCTGAGCTCTCAATCTCAGTCTCTTTCACGGCTTGCTTGCCTCCTCCAAAACCACTTTAATACCCCCGCGCACACATACGTTACCTCTTTGGATTCGAAGCAACTGGCTTCGCGCCACAAAATTTACCACGACCAGGCTAAACTATTTTACTCTTATATGGGCAAAAACCTTTCAAGCGCGGATTCGGCAAATCTTTCCAAGAAGATTCAATTTGAACTGCACCGTCTTGACTTTTTTATTTATTTGACTGGCCTTTTTAATGGGCCCGCTGCCAGAAAGCTCATATATGAGTGGTCTCGATTTCCCTCTAGCGTTTTCCCGAATTCGTCATCTTCGGCACTGCTCCTTCAAGAGACAGCTCAGTACCAATCTGATTTTAAGGCCCGCAAGGCTCAAATGAACGCCCAGAGAGAGAAAATTTCTCGGTCAAGGTCTTTTTCCGACTTTTCTGCTCAAGTCTCCACCCAATCTCACAAGGTATTCAAAGAAGGCATCCTGTGGACTTACAAGGGGCATGGAAAATCTTCCGGATGGCATAAACAATGGGTTGTCTTGAAGGACTCAACACTCTCGGAATATTCAGATTGGAAAACTCAAGGTAAAAAACTATCACATCCTCCGCTCAGCCTCACATTCGCGTGCATAAAGAGGCATGAAAGCGGCAACTACAATGCATTCGAGATTATAACAACTACTGGTGTGACACGCGCATTTAGAGCAGAAAGCAAAAGTGACTTGGATCAATGGGTCCAGCTCTTACAAATAGCTGTAGGGTTAGGGACCCAAACGCCTtcaccagaagaagagtcGGATACATTGACACCCTTAAGTATTGTGGCCAGTGTTGATAATTGTAACAAAATATGCTGCGACTGCGGTGGCACGAGCCAAGTTGAATGGATAAGCATAAATTTACTTTGCGTTATTTGTATCAAATGCTCCGCTGTTCACAGATCTCTAGGCTCGCACATCTCGAAAGTACGATCCCTTAAGCTCGATTCGTTTACTTCTAAAGAGATTCTAGAGCTATTAAAATTTGTGTCGAACAAAAACCTGAACTCAATTTATGAAGCTGAATTGCCCAAAAGGCAGGTTACATCTGACTCCAGTAATGAAGAACGCACAGCCTTCATCTCGGACAAATACGTCAAGAAAAGATATGTTTCGCCactacaagaacaagagccCGAAGCAGTTCAGAAAAGGCTACATCACAATTTAATCAAGAGCATTCACCTCAACAGCATTTACCTTTTACAGCAGTGTTTAGCTCAGGGCGTCGACATTAACAGCGTTAAACTGGATAATGGTGAAACGGTATTTCAATACTCGCTTCAGCATTATATGGGGACTAAGACTGAGcccattttcttcatcactgAGTTCTTGCTGCTAAATGGCCTGCAAGTTGGACGGCTTCCGCGAGATGCATCATCTCTTTCGAAGACTGAATACAACTATTGGAAGTCCAAAGCCGAAACGAACGGCGTTTACAGTACCAAGCCCCTTGTAAGAAGTGCCACCACTAGAGAAACGTTTAAGAGCATGGCTAGAATTGATACCAGTGGACCTAGCCCTCCACAGTCAAGACAGGCATCATCAGCTTCAGAAACGTCAGATAGTGGTAGTAAGAGATGGAGCATCGGAGGCGCTATGACTTTGTCGTCCCCTGTAtcagcttctctttcaacaCCCAAGTCGCGCAACATAAAATTCCCTAAGCTTCATGGAGGCAAAAGTCATTAA
- the DCG1 gene encoding Dcg1p (similar to uniprot|P32460 Saccharomyces cerevisiae YIR030C DCG1 Protein of unknown function expression is sensitive to nitrogen catabolite repression and regulated by Dal80p contains transmembrane domain) → MRIVLSSADRTPPATMRILLVNPNSTEAMTQAAGARVQAYLASAYGAAAASLNVSLFTAPPDAPRMIDGEDASRESAAKCLPLLCRRAEPDALQYFDTFDGVLIACFSDHPLVHMLQQRAERATQVTCIFHASLTACLARAGARFSIITSNDEWVALLDAAAARLLGAEPPFASSKAPFKGTVASSVPVLDLHDPANLHAIAKRIYEENVVRLDTSTVILGCAGFSGMEAALSQEITKIAAQRDPGRTLHVTLVDSVISGVETLALMCRLRQDYDSNMQQI, encoded by the coding sequence ATGCGCATAGTGCTTTCCAGTGCCGACCGTACACCGCCCGCTACGATGCGCATTCTGCTCGTGAACCCCAACAGCACCGAGGCTATGACCCAGGCCGCCGGCGCAAGAGTCCAGGCGTACCTGGCCAGCGCGTACGGCgcagcggcggcgtcgCTGAACGTGTCACTGTTCACGGCGCCTCCAGACGCGCCCCGCATGATCGACGGCGAGGACGCCTCGCGCGAGTCCGCGGCCAAGTGCCTGCCGCTGCTGTGCCGGCGCGCCGAGCCCGACGCGCTGCAGTACTTTGACACCTTCGACGGCGTGCTCATCGCGTGCTTCTCGGACCACCCGCTCGTGCACATGTTGCAGCAGCGCGCGGAGCGCGCGACCCAGGTCACGTGCATCTTCCATGCCTCGCTCACCGCGTGCTtggcgcgcgcgggcgcgcgctTCTCGATCATCACCTCGAACGACGAGTGGGTCGCGTTGCTGGACGCGGCGGCCGCGCGTCTGCTGGGCGCGGAGCCCCCGTTCGCGTCGTCCAAGGCGCCGTTCAAGGGCACGGTAGCGTCCTCCGTGCCCGTGCTCGATCTCCACGACCCGGCCAACCTGCACGCGATCGCGAAACGTATCTACGAAGAGAACGTGGTGCGCCTGGACACGAGTACGGTGATCCTAGGCTGTGCCGGGTTCTCGGGCATGGAGGCGGCGCTGAGCCAGGAAATCACCAAAATCGCCGCCCAGCGCGACCCCGGCCGGACCCTTCACGTGACCTTGGTCGACAGCGTCATTAGCGGCGTGGAGACCCTGGCGCTGATGTGCCGTCTGCGCCAGGACTACGACTCGAACATGCAGCAAATTTGA